CTTGATCGAGGAGCGACACGACGTGTTTGTGCGGGGCGAGGCGCGCGGTGGTCTCGATCTCGCGGAGGAACCGCGCGCGCGTCTCCGCCGCGGCCGCGGGCGCGCCCGGCCCGACCAGCAGCGTCTTCACCGCGACGACGCGCCCCGACGGATCGGTCGCCTCGTAGACCGCGCCCATCCCGCCCGCGCCGAGCTTCGCGCCGAGCACGTATTTCCCCGCGAGCACGGTGCCGGGCGGGATCGAGGGAGCTTCGGGACGCGCCATCGCGACGGGGCACACTAGCGCTCTTTGGTCTCGAATTCTCCCCTCGCGAAGCGGGCGAAGTCGCTCTGGAAGTGATACGTCACGAAGCGTGACGGCGTTCGACGTCGACTACGCCATCGTCGGCTCCGGCTTCGGCGGGAGCGTGTCCGCGCTCCGCCTCGTCGAGAAGGGCTACTCGGTCACCGTCCTCGAGATGGGGAAGCGCTGGCGCGCGGAGGACTTCCCGGAGACGACGTGGAACGTCCGGAAGTACCTCTGGCGCCCGTGGCTCGGGATGTACGGGATGCTCCAGATGACGCTCGTGAAGGACGCGTTCTTCCTCCACGGCGCGGGCGTCGGCGGCGGCTCGCTCATCTACGCGAACACGATGCTCGTCCCGCCGGACGAGGCGTTCGAGGACCCGCGCTGGATCGGGCTCGACTGGAAGAAGGAGCTCGCGCCGCACTACGCCACCGCCAAGAAGATGCTCGGCGTGGTCGAGAGCCAGGTCGTCGTCGAGACGGACCGCATCCTCAAGGAGGTCGCGGAGGACATGGGCCGCGGCCACACCTGGAAGAAGGCCGACGTCGCGGTCTACTTCGGCGAGCCCGGCGTCACGGTGAAGGACCCGTTCTTCGGCGGCGAGGGGCCGGACCGCACCGGCTGCATCATGTGCGGCGGCTGCATGGTCGGCTGCCGCTTCGGCGCGAAGAACACGCTGGAGCAGAACTACTTGTATCTCGCAGAGAAGCGCGGCCTCACGATCGAGCCGGAGTCGCGCGTCCTCGACGTCGCGCCGCTCGAGGGCGGCGGCTACGCGCTCACGATCGAGTCCTCCACCGGGTGGCTCAAGCGGCGGCGCACGCTGCGCGCGCGCGGCGTCGTCGTGTCCGCCGGCTCCTACGGCACGGTGAACCTCTTGATGCGCTGCAAGGAGCGCGGCTCGCTCCCGCGCCTGTCGTCGCAGCTCGGTCGCTACCTCCGCACGAACAGCGAGGCGATCCTGAGCGTGCGCTCGGGCGAGAAGGACGTCGACTACTCGAAGGGGATCGCGATCACGAGCGGCGTCTTCGTCGACGACAAGACGCACATCGAGGTCGTCCGCTACTCCGCGGGCTCGGACGCGCTCGCGCCGCTCGCGACGGTGCTCACCGAAGGAGGCGGATGGCTCCCGCGTCCGATCCGCTGGCTCGGCACCATCCTCCGCCATCCGCTCCAGTTCCTCCGCACGATCGTGCCGTTCGGATGGGCGAAGAAATCCGCGATCCTCCTCGTCATGCAGCCGGTCGACAACCACCTCCGCTACGTGCTGCGGCGGCGGTGGTGGTGGCCGTTCTCGCAGAAGCTCGACAGCGCGCCGGGCGGCGGGGTCCCTTCGCCGACGTACATCCCGATCGCGAACCTCGTCGCGAAGAAGATGGCGAAGAAGATGAACGGCACCCCGCAGTCGGGGCTCCTCGAGGTGCTCCTCGGCAAGGCCTCCACCGCGCACATCCTCGGCGGCTGCCCGATCGGCGAGACGGCGGACGACGGCGTGGTCGATCCGAAGAGCCACGCGTTCGGCTACGAGGACCTCCTCGTCGTCGACGGCTCCATCATCCCGGCGAACCTCGGCGTGAACCCGAGCCTCACGATCACGGCGATGGCCGAGCACGCGATGACGTTCGTGCCGCCGCGCGCCGAGCGCCGCGAGGGCGCCTGGAATTTTCCCGAGTGAACCGAATCTGAAACGTATGCTGCCGAAACTGCTCATGATCGTCCTGATCAGGCGCGGGCCGGTGACATGGGTCGCCGCCCGGTGATCGCCGAGCTCCATCCTCGCGATCTCCCGCGTTTTTCGACGAAGCGCCGATGTAGGCTCATGGTCCACTGATTGCTGTTGGGGAGGTCATGGCCTCCTCGAAGCTCGCCACGCTGCTCGCCGTCGGATCCGTCGCCGCTCTCCTCGGCGCGTGCGCGGTCGAGACCCAAGACGAAGAAGAGATGGGGGAGACCGGCAGTCACCTCCTCGCCGGCACGCGCCTCACGCCGGCGCAGGTGGCCGGCGCGCTCCGCTCGGCGGGGTGGCCCGAGAACATGATCGGCAAGATGGTCTGCACCGCGAAGTACGAGTCGAGCTACTACTCGCGCGCGATCAACACGAAGAACAAGAACGGCTCGGTCGATCGCGGCCTCTTCCAGATCAACAGCATCCACCTGAACGGCGGCACGAAGGGCTGTCCGAAGGGAGCGGAGGCGCTCTTCGACGTCGACACGAACGCGAAGTGCGCGCTCGCGATCTACAAGTCGCAGGGGATCAAGGCCTGGTACGGCTACCGCTCGCACAAGAAGGAGTGCGACGCGACCAAGGCCCCGGGCAGCGCCGCGTTGCCGGAGGAGACGGAGGAGGAGGAGACGGAGACAGAGACGGGCGACGAGGAGACGCCGGAGAAGAAGGCGCCGGCGCCGGTCGTCGATCCCGAGGA
This window of the Labilithrix sp. genome carries:
- a CDS encoding GMC family oxidoreductase, producing the protein MTAFDVDYAIVGSGFGGSVSALRLVEKGYSVTVLEMGKRWRAEDFPETTWNVRKYLWRPWLGMYGMLQMTLVKDAFFLHGAGVGGGSLIYANTMLVPPDEAFEDPRWIGLDWKKELAPHYATAKKMLGVVESQVVVETDRILKEVAEDMGRGHTWKKADVAVYFGEPGVTVKDPFFGGEGPDRTGCIMCGGCMVGCRFGAKNTLEQNYLYLAEKRGLTIEPESRVLDVAPLEGGGYALTIESSTGWLKRRRTLRARGVVVSAGSYGTVNLLMRCKERGSLPRLSSQLGRYLRTNSEAILSVRSGEKDVDYSKGIAITSGVFVDDKTHIEVVRYSAGSDALAPLATVLTEGGGWLPRPIRWLGTILRHPLQFLRTIVPFGWAKKSAILLVMQPVDNHLRYVLRRRWWWPFSQKLDSAPGGGVPSPTYIPIANLVAKKMAKKMNGTPQSGLLEVLLGKASTAHILGGCPIGETADDGVVDPKSHAFGYEDLLVVDGSIIPANLGVNPSLTITAMAEHAMTFVPPRAERREGAWNFPE